The region GAGTCTTTGAGGCCGGGTCGTTGTATTCCTCTCCCCTTGCGGAGGGCGGCACTATCCCTTGATATTTCTTCTTTAGACTCCACCATGTCTTGTTGTAAACCGCCGGATCGAGCGGGGACTCATATAGTTCTTTTTCAAACATGGTCATTACGCCGCTTGACCAGGGTATAAAGACCACGTAATTAAGCGCCTCTGCCATCAAAGCCTGAATTTCGTTTATCTTTCCTCCCTCAGGCAGCAGCCCGATAGCTTCTACGAACGGTTTTTGCATAGCTGCCAACCCTATCAGGCTGCCGATCGCCTCATGGTATGCCCTGTTTGCTCCTCCGCGCAGTAACGGCGGAACGTCATCATTTGTGTAAGCCATGTAGTAATATATGTGACCAAGCTCGTGATGGGTCGTTTCATACCAGGACGGATTTGCCTCGACGCTCATCAGTGACCTGACGTCATTCTGAAGGTCTAAGTGCCAGGCTGAGGCGTGGTTGTTTTTCTTGTAATTCGCATCCTTCGGGAGTGGATATAGAGACGAGCGTTCATAAAAGCTTTCAGGCAGCTCGTCGTATCCGAGACTCACAAAAAATCTCTCGGCTTGTCTAACTACCCATTCGGCATCCTTTTCCGCAAGAGCGGAAGACAGGTCCAGCCCCTCGACGGTTACCAGGGCGGTCCAGTCTTGACCCCACCTGTTTGGCAGCCAGTGAGCCGGGAGCAAATCAGGTACCGGCTCGCCGTATTTCCCGGCAAGCTCATACCGCCAGTAGGTGTGGAGCTCCCGGTAAAGAGGTCTCAGCTCACGATTGAACCTGTTCATAAGATCGACCATTTCTTCGACCGTCATATCGTAATCGCTTACCTGATATTGGAAAAAATCATCATATCCGAGAGCCTGAACGGTGGAGTTTCTCAGGCTAACAAGGTTCGTCAGCCCTTCTTTCAGCTCGATTCCGACCTCTTTGGATGCAGACCAGGCGGCGAGCCTTTCGTCAAGGTCTGCGGAGGTTCTTAATATTTCGTCTATTTCGTTGGTGGTCACAGATTCTCCATCGATCTTAAAATCGAATCCATAGAGCTTTTCTACCTGCTCGGTTTGTGCTGCGATTTTCTTTTTCACGACGTCCGGTATTGTCTGTGGTGAGCTGGCGGCACCGTAAAGGATCGCCTCGAGCTGTTTCACCTGAAGCGGCTCCAATGAATCTCTCTTACTCAGAAAGCCGCGGGATTTTTCTATGTTTTCTATACTTCCTGTAAATATTGCCAATTCCTCATTCGCCCTGTTGGTGCGGTAGGCGTTCATTGTATCACCCTCTATAATCATCGTGTTCGAACTCCATTCCGCTTCGGCAGAGGCGTATCGAAGCTCAAGGAATTTTTTCGTGTAGGAATCAAGGTAATTCTGCGCCTCGGCTGCGATACTCACGGCATCAGATGAACTCTCATCTTTGATGCTTTTAGTGCCGGTGCAGGAAAAGCCAAGGAATATTACCGATAAAATGATAGTTTGTTTTTTCATTACCCTTCCTTTTGGAATTAGTATAAATATCTATTCTGGTTTTTTAGGATTATGAAATATACCTTGACGATACTGAAATTTCAACGCTTTATTGTTACGCTCTAAAGACGTGGAAGGGAGAGAGAAAAAGAAGAAATAAGAATGCCGGGGGGAGTACTTTTAATGAAGAATAAAGTCTTGAAAGATGTTTTTCGAAACATCCTATCTTCTGTCGGAGTAAACGTAAATGGAAAGGAGCCAAGGGCTGCCTGAGCCTGCGATAAATTAGATTTTGATTGATGGAGAGGACAATTAAGCTAATATAATGATTAAGTTAATTTCTATGTTAACCGATAAGATGTTAGAAGGGTAAAGTTAGAGGGAGCATAAACCGATAAGGAATTTTTGAATAAAGTCCTTTTACACAGGCAGGGGAGACACCCTTGAAATATAGTAAGATGATTTACTCAAAGAATCAAGATTTTGATTTCAGTCGGTCGACTGACAGATACCTGAGCTTGCCGGGCGACAGGGAATTTTTACTTGTTATAAGGTCCGATAGCGCGTATATTAGCAACGTTAATACATCAAGATTATCAGACAGGAGAATTTAAAGATGCGTTCAGAACGATTTCATTTCTCGCGACCATTCATCCTTCTCAGCCTTATGCTGTTGGCTGGCCTGCTTTTGGTTGGCTGCGATCAAGCGACGGAGGTCACCTCTGTTCCTCAAGAAGAGGCCTTACTGGAATTAGCCTCAGCGAGCCAAATCCAAGCTGTAATGGCTATTCAAGACCGTCATACAGATCGCCTCTTGGCTATTTCCGGCGCTGTGGGCACAGCCACCGGACTGACTGAAGACGGCAAACCGGCCATCGTGGTATTTATCACGACAAATACTCTGGCAAAAAGTGCGCGGATACCTGCCAGTATAGAAGAAGTGCCGGTTATTGTAGAAGTGACCGGCATGTTCGTTGCACTGACTGACACTGACCCCAAGGCCAGGCAGCCCCGACCTGTACCAATTGGCGTTTCAACCGGTCATCCGGATATTACCGCCGGCACCATCGGGGCGCGGGTCAAAGATTCTGACGGAAACGTGTTCGCCCTGAGCAACAACCACGTCTACGCCAACCTCAATGAGGCTAATTTCGGCGACAGTGCGCTACAGCCGGGTTCTTTCGATGGCGGCGAGGACCCGGCCGACAAGATCGGCGAGCTATCCGACTTTGAGCCGATCCTGTTCGACGGCAGTGATAACATTATTGACGCCGCAATCGCAATCTCCTCGACGGATCTGCTCGGCAACTCTACCCCGCATGAAGG is a window of Candidatus Neomarinimicrobiota bacterium DNA encoding:
- a CDS encoding M2 family metallopeptidase — encoded protein: MKKQTIILSVIFLGFSCTGTKSIKDESSSDAVSIAAEAQNYLDSYTKKFLELRYASAEAEWSSNTMIIEGDTMNAYRTNRANEELAIFTGSIENIEKSRGFLSKRDSLEPLQVKQLEAILYGAASSPQTIPDVVKKKIAAQTEQVEKLYGFDFKIDGESVTTNEIDEILRTSADLDERLAAWSASKEVGIELKEGLTNLVSLRNSTVQALGYDDFFQYQVSDYDMTVEEMVDLMNRFNRELRPLYRELHTYWRYELAGKYGEPVPDLLPAHWLPNRWGQDWTALVTVEGLDLSSALAEKDAEWVVRQAERFFVSLGYDELPESFYERSSLYPLPKDANYKKNNHASAWHLDLQNDVRSLMSVEANPSWYETTHHELGHIYYYMAYTNDDVPPLLRGGANRAYHEAIGSLIGLAAMQKPFVEAIGLLPEGGKINEIQALMAEALNYVVFIPWSSGVMTMFEKELYESPLDPAVYNKTWWSLKKKYQGIVPPSARGEEYNDPASKTHINNDPAQYYDYAVSNILLFQLHDHIAANILNEDPHATNYFGNKEVGKFLWSILETGGSADWRELLREKTGSYLSAQSMLEYFEPLMVWLQEQNKGREHTLEDI